In a single window of the Leptospira sanjuanensis genome:
- a CDS encoding helix-turn-helix domain-containing protein, with product MIVLFYLSGGLAFLLGVSQIINSFAKRNWILSCLFFSMSFYLIKGICLLTGALQEYSHFFLIEIFVTLSVGPLLYLYFNLLIEDGVLRKKRIYLNFIPAILYLLFWGIHTLRILFQHESFRDLDHNYESRYTLLYTVVPLSPAIYVFILARKYYLIFRNNFFKEKWPIHIQIIFILAMISCAIGILLGIRTLTGLDRDFFERLYFFLLILLSGIVFYTFFISQKFPITFNIISNTIKQIQYEKTTLKKVDVSGVEAKIKSLMENEKIYQDEDLSLKSLSERLSMTPHQLSEFLNVKLNMNFNSLVNFYRVEEAKRLLTQREDLIILNVAYESGFNSLSAFHTAFKKHVGVSPNAFRKQILKNEKRI from the coding sequence ATGATCGTCCTTTTTTATCTCAGTGGAGGTCTTGCCTTTTTATTAGGAGTTTCACAAATAATCAATTCGTTCGCGAAGAGGAATTGGATTCTTTCCTGTTTATTTTTTTCGATGAGTTTTTATCTGATCAAAGGTATTTGTTTGCTTACGGGAGCTCTGCAGGAGTATTCTCATTTTTTCCTAATCGAAATATTCGTTACCCTTTCCGTCGGTCCGTTATTGTATCTCTATTTCAATCTTTTGATAGAAGACGGCGTACTTCGGAAAAAAAGAATCTATCTAAATTTTATTCCCGCAATTCTGTATCTCCTGTTTTGGGGGATTCATACTTTGAGAATTTTGTTTCAACACGAATCGTTTCGGGATCTCGATCATAATTACGAAAGCCGTTATACGCTTTTATATACCGTTGTTCCTTTATCTCCCGCGATCTACGTGTTTATACTAGCGCGGAAATACTATCTGATATTTAGGAATAATTTCTTTAAGGAAAAATGGCCGATCCATATACAGATCATTTTTATTCTTGCGATGATCTCGTGTGCGATCGGAATTTTGCTGGGAATCCGAACTTTGACGGGTTTGGATCGGGATTTTTTTGAAAGGCTTTATTTCTTTCTTTTGATTCTATTGAGTGGGATCGTTTTTTATACTTTTTTTATTAGTCAAAAATTTCCGATTACGTTCAATATTATTTCCAATACGATCAAACAGATTCAGTATGAAAAGACGACCTTGAAAAAAGTGGACGTAAGCGGCGTCGAGGCGAAGATAAAAAGTCTGATGGAAAACGAAAAAATCTATCAGGACGAAGACTTGAGTCTTAAATCCTTATCAGAAAGGTTGTCTATGACTCCGCATCAGCTGTCCGAATTTTTAAACGTAAAACTAAACATGAATTTTAACAGCCTTGTAAACTTCTATAGGGTTGAGGAAGCAAAACGGTTGTTGACTCAGAGAGAGGATCTCATCATTCTCAATGTCGCATACGAATCAGGATTTAATTCTTTATCCGCGTTTCATACCGCTTTTAAAAAACACGTCGGAGTGAGCCCGAATGCCTTTCGAAAACAAATCTTGAAGAATGAAAAAAGAATTTGA